From Drosophila nasuta strain 15112-1781.00 chromosome X, ASM2355853v1, whole genome shotgun sequence, one genomic window encodes:
- the LOC132796471 gene encoding zinc finger protein ZPR1, which yields MTTVVPETSAEGATAAPEPIFQDISGEQTAEIVEIESACMSCFQTGITRLLPTKIPFFREVVLMSFKCEHCGYTNNEMQSASEIQKNGVRIELDVKTPSDLNRRVVRSDNSSISIPEVELEIPVQSQKGEVTTVEGIIERTIAGLSQDQDKRRIDHPTEASSIDDYIERLRQLKELQTPFRVLLEDISGNSFIENPLAPATDAQLKTSHFSRTKAQNELLGLYEQNHEEEQHLLKPIAEDEWPIENLHGEVLQFATNCPNCQAPCETNMKLTNIPHFKEVVIMATVCGSCGHKTNEVKSGGGIETQGVRFKVRISSKEDLTRDVLKSETCSLAIPELDMDVGPHALCGRFTTVEGLLVAMREQLDGRFFHDSADEASKQQLQRFLETFDNVLKLEHVITLVLQDPAGNTYVQSLRDDDEPDDNLTVERYDRSFEDNEELGLNDMKTENYEENA from the exons atgacaACTGTCGTGCCGGAGACGAGCGCCGagggagcaacagcagctcccGAGCCGATCTTTCAAGACATCAGCGGTGAACAAACAGCGGAAATTGTGGAAATCGAATCGGCGTGCATGAGTTGCTTTCAAACAGGAATCACACGACTGCTGCCCACCAAAATCCCTTTCTTCCGCGAGGTCGTACTAATGTCCTTCAAATGTGAGCACTGCGGCTACACGAACAACGAGATGCAATCGGCATCCGAAATACAAAAGAATGGTGTACGCATCGAGCTCGATGTGAAGACCCCAAGCGATTTAAATCGTCGTGTTGTGCGGTCGGATAACTCAAGCATTAGTATACCGGAGGTTGAGTTGGAAATACCAGTGCAATCTCAAAAGGGCGAGGTAACCACCGTGGAGGGCATCATAGAGCGCACGATAGCTGGATTATCACAGGATCAGGATAAACGACGCATCGATCATCCAACGGAGGCCTCTTCCATTGATGACTACATCGAACGCTTGCGGCAGCTGAAAGAGCTGCAAACGCCATTCCGTGTGCTGCTTGAAGACATCTCGGGCAACAGTTTCATAGAAAATCCGCTGGCGCCGGCAACTGATGCACAGCTGAAAACGTCACATTTCTCACGAACTAAAGCACAAAACGAACTTTTGG GTCTCTACGAGCAGAATCATGAGGAGGAGCAGCACCTGCTCAAACCCATTGCCGAGGACGAATGGCCCATCGAGAATCTGCATGGTGAGGTGCTGCAATTCGCCACCAATTGTCCTAACTGTCAGGCGCCCTGCGAGACAAACATGAAGTTAACTAATATACCGCACTTCAAGGAGGTGGTCATCATGGCCACTGTCTGCGGTAGCTGCGGCCACAAAACCAACGAGGTCAAGTCTGGCGGCGGCATTGAGACGCAAGGTGTGCGCTTTAAGGTGCGCATCTCCAGCAAGGAGGATCTGACACGAGATGTGCTCAAATCGGAAACCTGCAGCTTGGCCATTCCAGAGTTGGACATGGATGTGGGACCGCATGCGTTGTGTGGTCGGTTCACTACAGTCGAGGGCTTATTGGTGGCAATGCGAGAGCAGTTGGATGGCCGTTTCTTTCATGATTCGGCGGATGAGGCATCgaagcagcaattgcaacgtTTCCTTGAAACCTTCGATAATGTGCTAAAACTGGAGCATGTCATCACGCTGGTGCTACAGGATCCAGCTGGCAACACTTATGTCCAATCGCTGCGAGACGATGATGAGCCCGATGACAACTTAACGGTGGAGCGTTACGATCGTAGCTTTGAGGATAACGAGGAACTTGGATTGAATGACATGAAAACTGAGAATTATGAGGAGAACGCGTGA
- the LOC132796725 gene encoding B-box type zinc finger protein ncl-1 isoform X2 produces the protein MSSLLDELGQTLVPSSIVDEQQRSSLGTTLCDDSNSSTTVLEDTDVSNTSSSSSTSSNSSTSSISSSSCSNGSGSGTDTDTGKGSSTIGSIDVASVSSSSIGSAASISSSISTTAPSTANSSGLGLVVDVDSHIGSSQELSHGYDAKSVTELDSLEDSCGSMLKDGDKLCKICSSRLVMPRILSCLHVFCEDCLQNLVTSKESASASSPAASLSSAASCSSTSFDGSEHQHRMHTVLECPVCKQLTQLGNKGVKGLTCDYILTNILDLSNLETETIPCTSCKSKEEAISRCNDCANFLCNGCDNAHKYMRCFENHQVVRIEDLQKNLQDDKLIIHKPICCQQHISENLKYYCFTCQVPTCNDCLLSDHKGTDHHYETAGIAEQAVRADMVQVIAETMKKAEYCNDAGGNLSSALTELQAQHDSVHQQIDEAYKKYKRTLEIIKEEMIADLGRLHSERELKIMDLMQSLENNMGRLQQAAQFGQRAADKANSVEILLLKPVVTAQCTNLMEQTPQSDANYQLQFDCNPDKFERFARDMFGKFRTESTSKSQASGSPGAIGGGGGQMLSTSTPSPSATPKQHTPPPAHLAPGCHSAGLLPTSGRSLSGAGNGASSSSVQGRLSSAAVFSPLSLPSSLQSSFDGDTSVMTNFSMMSTLPPDSPPQLQPPLQQQQQQQQQQQQQQQQQQQQQQQALQQVQQQQQQQQQQQQQQQQQKQQQQVLHQQPQTLPVAQQIAQLVTPQGIVQVQQTSGHVNLNAGPNNAAVGMGLGNLNGLGMNAGGPTPPFSMLEYNLSRLASLTENIPDTLNDALSVGNSNAVAAAAAANASGSGSHHQQAVIPASAVTPTQPITLADILSGDQRALNNLQALAKLGLNNNDFCMPAATSPSLQTLNPIVGGVEDMGLNNFHAVAPPGTTSVVTGRNKATPMQIRCKFGSLGTAKGQFNSPHGFCLGVDEEIIVADTNNHRIEVFDKMGALKFQFGVAGKEEGQLWYPRKVAVMHNNGKFVVCDRGNERSRMQIFSKCGHFMRKIAIRYIDIVAGLAVTTKGHIVAVDSVSPTVFVISEEGELVRWFDCSDYMREPSDIAIRDNDFYVCDFKGHCVAVFQEDGTFLYRIGNEKVTCFPNGIDISNAGDVLIGDSHGNRFHVACYSREGVLQSEFECPHVKVSRCCGLKITSEGYVVTLAKNNHHVLVLNTLYVH, from the exons ATGAGCAGTCTGTTGGATGAGCTGGGCCAGACGCTGGTGCCGTCATCAATTGTTGATGAGCAGCAACGTTCATCGCTGGGCACGACGTTGTGCGATGATTCGAATTCATCGACAACGGTGCTGGAGGATACCGATGTGAGCAACAcgagcagtagcagcagcacgagcagcaatagcagcaccagcagcattagcagcagcagttgcagcaatgGCTCCGGCTCGGGCACCGATACCGATACTGGCAAAGGGAGTAGCACTATTGGCAGCATCGATGTCGCCAGCGTGAGTTCGTCTAGCATCGGTTCGGCGGCATCGATATCATCATCGATATCGACTACCGCACCATCGACGGCCAATTCATCGGGCCTCGGTTtggttgtcgatgtcgatAGCCACATTGGGAGCAGCCAGGAGCTTAGCCATGGCTATGATGCCAAAAGCGTAACGGAACTCGATTCGCTCGAAGATTCATGTGGCTCCATGTTGAAGGATGGCGATAAGCTATGCAAGATATGCAG TTCGCGATTGGTCATGCCACGTATTCTCTCGTGTCTGCACGTTTTTTGCGAGGATTGCCTGCAGAATTTGGTGACGAGCAAGGAGTCCGCATCGGCGAGCTCGCCGGCTGCGTCGCTCTCATCGGCAGCCAGCTGCTCCTCGACGTCGTTCGATGGCAGCGAGCATCAGCATCGAATGCACACGGTGCTGGAATGTCCCGTGTGCAAGCAGCTAACACAGCTGGGCAATAAGGGTGTGAAGGGTCTGACATGTGACTATATTTTGACCAATATACTGGATCTGTCCAATCTCGAAACGGAGACCATACCGTGCACATCGTGCAAGAGCAAAGAGGAGGCCATATCCCGTTGCAATGATTGCGCCAATTTCCTGTGCAATGGCTGCGATAATGCCCATAAATATATGCGTTGCTTTGAGAATCATCAGGTCGTGCGCATCGAGGATTTGCAGAAGAATCTGCAAGATGATAAGCTCATCATACACAAGCCCATCTGTTGCCAACAGCATATAAGCGAGAATCTCAAATACTATTGCTTTACGTGCCAGGTGCCCACCTGCAACGATTGCCTGCTCAGCGATCACAAGGGCACCGATCATCATTATGAAACCGCCGGCATTGCCGAGCAAGCGGTGCGGGCAGACATGGTACAGGTGATTGCGGAGACCATGAAGAAGGCCGAGTATTGCAACGATGCTGGCGGCAATCTGAGCAGTGCTTTAACCGAGCTCCAGGCCCAGCATGATAGTGTTCATCAGCAGATCGACGAGGCGTACAAGAAGTACAAGCGAACGCTTGAGATCATAAAGGAGGAGATGATTGCCGACTTGGGACGTTTGCATTCGGAGCGTGAACTCAAGATTATGGATTTGATGCAGAGTCTGGAGAATAACATGGGACGGTTGCAGCAGGCTGCACAGTTTGGTCAACGGGCAGCGGACAAGGCAAATTCGGTGGAAATTCTGCTCTTAAAACCGGTGGTGACGGCGCAGTGCACAAATCTCATGGAGCAGACGCCTCAGAGCGATGCCAACTATCAGCTGCAATTCGACTGCAATCCGGATAAGTTTGAGCGTTTCGCCCGCGACATGTTTGGCAAATTTCGCACGGAATCGACGAGCAAGTCACAGGCATCGGGATCGCCAGGTGCAattggtggtggtggtggccaAATGCTGTCCACATCGACGCCGTCGCCATCGGCCACTCCCAAGCAGCACACACCGCCCCCAGCCCATTTGGCGCCCGGTTGCCATAGTGCTGGTCTCTTGCCCACCAGTGGACGCAGTCTGTCCGGTGCTGGGAATGGAGCGAGCAGCAGTTCGGTGCAAGGACGTCTCAGTTCGGCGGCAGTGTTTAGTCCCTTGTcgttgccgtcgtcgttgcAGAGCTCATTCGATGGCGACACTTCGGTGATGACCAACTTTTCAATGATGAGCACATTGCCACCGGACTCGCCGCCGCAGTTGCAGCCAccgctgcagcaacaacaacagcagcagcaacaacaacagcagcagcaacagcagcagcagcaacaacaacagcaagccTTGCAACAggtgcagcaacagcagcagcaacaacagcagcagcagcaacaacagcagcagcagaagcaacagcaacaggtgCTGCATCAACAGCCTCAAACGCTGCCCGTGGCCCAGCAGATTGCCCAGTTGGTGACCCCTCAAGGCATTGTTCAGGTGCAGCAGACGAGCGGACATGTTAATCTCAATGCCGGACCGAATAATGCTGCCGTTGGCATGGGTCTTGGCAACCTCAATGGCCTGGGCATGAATGCTGGCGGTCCGACGCCACCATTCAGCATGCTCGAGTACAATTTGTCGCGATTGGCTAGCCTCACCGAGAATATACCGGATACGCTGAACGATGCGCTCAGCGTTGGCAATTCAAATGCGGTTGCTGCCGCGGCTGCAGCCAATGCAAGCGGCTCGGGATCGCATCATCAGCAGGCTGTCATCCCCGCCTCGGCTGTGACGCCCACGCAGCCCATCACTCTGGCCGATATTCTATCTGGAGATCAGCGAGCTCTCAACAATCTGCAAGCCCTGGCCAAGCTGGGATTAAACAATAATG ATTTCTGCATGCCGGCAGCAACATCGCCCAGCCTGCAGACACTGAATCCGATTGTGGGCGGTGTTGAGGACATGGGTCTCAATAATTTCCATGCTGTTGCTCCGCCGGGCACCACAAGCGTTGTCACTGGCCGCAATAAGGCGACACCGATGCAAATACGCTGCAAATTCGGATCGCTGGGCACGGCCAAAGGTCAATTTAATTCACCACATGGCTTTTGCCTGGGTGTCGATGAGGAGATCATTGTCGCCGATACAAACAATCATCGAATCGAAGTCTTTGATAAAATGGGTGCACTCAAGTTTCAATTTGGTGTCGCTGGCAAAGAGGAAGGCCAATTGTGGTATCCGCGCAAAGTGGCGGTCATGCACAACAACGGCAAATTCGTGGTCTGTGATCGTGGCAACGAACGTTCGCGCATGCAAATCTTCTCCAAATGTGGACATTTTATGCGCAAAATTGCCATCAG atatattgatattgtagCTGGTCTGGCTGTGACCACCAAGGGTCACATTGTGGCTGTCGATAGCGTTTCACCGACCGTGTTTGTCATCTCCGAGGAGGGCGAACTTGTGCGTTGGTTCGATTGCAGTGATTATATGCGTGAACCTTCAGATATTGCCATAAGAG
- the LOC132796725 gene encoding tripartite motif-containing protein 66 isoform X3 produces the protein MSSLLDELGQTLVPSSIVDEQQRSSLGTTLCDDSNSSTTVLEDTDVSNTSSSSSTSSNSSTSSISSSSCSNGSGSGTDTDTGKGSSTIGSIDVASVSSSSIGSAASISSSISTTAPSTANSSGLGLVVDVDSHIGSSQELSHGYDAKSVTELDSLEDSCGSMLKDGDKLCKICSSRLVMPRILSCLHVFCEDCLQNLVTSKESASASSPAASLSSAASCSSTSFDGSEHQHRMHTVLECPVCKQLTQLGNKGVKGLTCDYILTNILDLSNLETETIPCTSCKSKEEAISRCNDCANFLCNGCDNAHKYMRCFENHQVVRIEDLQKNLQDDKLIIHKPICCQQHISENLKYYCFTCQVPTCNDCLLSDHKGTDHHYETAGIAEQAVRADMVQVIAETMKKAEYCNDAGGNLSSALTELQAQHDSVHQQIDEAYKKYKRTLEIIKEEMIADLGRLHSERELKIMDLMQSLENNMGRLQQAAQFGQRAADKANSVEILLLKPVVTAQCTNLMEQTPQSDANYQLQFDCNPDKFERFARDMFGKFRTESTSKSQASGSPGAIGGGGGQMLSTSTPSPSATPKQHTPPPAHLAPGCHSAGLLPTSGRSLSGAGNGASSSSVQGRLSSAAVFSPLSLPSSLQSSFDGDTSVMTNFSMMSTLPPDSPPQLQPPLQQQQQQQQQQQQQQQQQQQQQQQALQQVQQQQQQQQQQQQQQQQQKQQQQVLHQQPQTLPVAQQIAQLVTPQGIVQVQQTSGHVNLNAGPNNAAVGMGLGNLNGLGMNAGGPTPPFSMLEYNLSRLASLTENIPDTLNDALSVGNSNAVAAAAAANASGSGSHHQQAVIPASAVTPTQPITLADILSGDQRALNNLQALAKLGLNNNGYYNVVPTAKQKEPVKFLTSVRFVRLSV, from the exons ATGAGCAGTCTGTTGGATGAGCTGGGCCAGACGCTGGTGCCGTCATCAATTGTTGATGAGCAGCAACGTTCATCGCTGGGCACGACGTTGTGCGATGATTCGAATTCATCGACAACGGTGCTGGAGGATACCGATGTGAGCAACAcgagcagtagcagcagcacgagcagcaatagcagcaccagcagcattagcagcagcagttgcagcaatgGCTCCGGCTCGGGCACCGATACCGATACTGGCAAAGGGAGTAGCACTATTGGCAGCATCGATGTCGCCAGCGTGAGTTCGTCTAGCATCGGTTCGGCGGCATCGATATCATCATCGATATCGACTACCGCACCATCGACGGCCAATTCATCGGGCCTCGGTTtggttgtcgatgtcgatAGCCACATTGGGAGCAGCCAGGAGCTTAGCCATGGCTATGATGCCAAAAGCGTAACGGAACTCGATTCGCTCGAAGATTCATGTGGCTCCATGTTGAAGGATGGCGATAAGCTATGCAAGATATGCAG TTCGCGATTGGTCATGCCACGTATTCTCTCGTGTCTGCACGTTTTTTGCGAGGATTGCCTGCAGAATTTGGTGACGAGCAAGGAGTCCGCATCGGCGAGCTCGCCGGCTGCGTCGCTCTCATCGGCAGCCAGCTGCTCCTCGACGTCGTTCGATGGCAGCGAGCATCAGCATCGAATGCACACGGTGCTGGAATGTCCCGTGTGCAAGCAGCTAACACAGCTGGGCAATAAGGGTGTGAAGGGTCTGACATGTGACTATATTTTGACCAATATACTGGATCTGTCCAATCTCGAAACGGAGACCATACCGTGCACATCGTGCAAGAGCAAAGAGGAGGCCATATCCCGTTGCAATGATTGCGCCAATTTCCTGTGCAATGGCTGCGATAATGCCCATAAATATATGCGTTGCTTTGAGAATCATCAGGTCGTGCGCATCGAGGATTTGCAGAAGAATCTGCAAGATGATAAGCTCATCATACACAAGCCCATCTGTTGCCAACAGCATATAAGCGAGAATCTCAAATACTATTGCTTTACGTGCCAGGTGCCCACCTGCAACGATTGCCTGCTCAGCGATCACAAGGGCACCGATCATCATTATGAAACCGCCGGCATTGCCGAGCAAGCGGTGCGGGCAGACATGGTACAGGTGATTGCGGAGACCATGAAGAAGGCCGAGTATTGCAACGATGCTGGCGGCAATCTGAGCAGTGCTTTAACCGAGCTCCAGGCCCAGCATGATAGTGTTCATCAGCAGATCGACGAGGCGTACAAGAAGTACAAGCGAACGCTTGAGATCATAAAGGAGGAGATGATTGCCGACTTGGGACGTTTGCATTCGGAGCGTGAACTCAAGATTATGGATTTGATGCAGAGTCTGGAGAATAACATGGGACGGTTGCAGCAGGCTGCACAGTTTGGTCAACGGGCAGCGGACAAGGCAAATTCGGTGGAAATTCTGCTCTTAAAACCGGTGGTGACGGCGCAGTGCACAAATCTCATGGAGCAGACGCCTCAGAGCGATGCCAACTATCAGCTGCAATTCGACTGCAATCCGGATAAGTTTGAGCGTTTCGCCCGCGACATGTTTGGCAAATTTCGCACGGAATCGACGAGCAAGTCACAGGCATCGGGATCGCCAGGTGCAattggtggtggtggtggccaAATGCTGTCCACATCGACGCCGTCGCCATCGGCCACTCCCAAGCAGCACACACCGCCCCCAGCCCATTTGGCGCCCGGTTGCCATAGTGCTGGTCTCTTGCCCACCAGTGGACGCAGTCTGTCCGGTGCTGGGAATGGAGCGAGCAGCAGTTCGGTGCAAGGACGTCTCAGTTCGGCGGCAGTGTTTAGTCCCTTGTcgttgccgtcgtcgttgcAGAGCTCATTCGATGGCGACACTTCGGTGATGACCAACTTTTCAATGATGAGCACATTGCCACCGGACTCGCCGCCGCAGTTGCAGCCAccgctgcagcaacaacaacagcagcagcaacaacaacagcagcagcaacagcagcagcagcaacaacaacagcaagccTTGCAACAggtgcagcaacagcagcagcaacaacagcagcagcagcaacaacagcagcagcagaagcaacagcaacaggtgCTGCATCAACAGCCTCAAACGCTGCCCGTGGCCCAGCAGATTGCCCAGTTGGTGACCCCTCAAGGCATTGTTCAGGTGCAGCAGACGAGCGGACATGTTAATCTCAATGCCGGACCGAATAATGCTGCCGTTGGCATGGGTCTTGGCAACCTCAATGGCCTGGGCATGAATGCTGGCGGTCCGACGCCACCATTCAGCATGCTCGAGTACAATTTGTCGCGATTGGCTAGCCTCACCGAGAATATACCGGATACGCTGAACGATGCGCTCAGCGTTGGCAATTCAAATGCGGTTGCTGCCGCGGCTGCAGCCAATGCAAGCGGCTCGGGATCGCATCATCAGCAGGCTGTCATCCCCGCCTCGGCTGTGACGCCCACGCAGCCCATCACTCTGGCCGATATTCTATCTGGAGATCAGCGAGCTCTCAACAATCTGCAAGCCCTGGCCAAGCTGGGATTAAACAATAATG GATATTATAACGTTGTGCCTACAGCAAAGCAGAAGGAGCCCGTAAAATTCTTGACTAGCGTTCGTTTTGTccgcctgtctgtctga
- the LOC132796725 gene encoding uncharacterized protein LOC132796725 isoform X1 produces the protein MSSLLDELGQTLVPSSIVDEQQRSSLGTTLCDDSNSSTTVLEDTDVSNTSSSSSTSSNSSTSSISSSSCSNGSGSGTDTDTGKGSSTIGSIDVASVSSSSIGSAASISSSISTTAPSTANSSGLGLVVDVDSHIGSSQELSHGYDAKSVTELDSLEDSCGSMLKDGDKLCKICSSRLVMPRILSCLHVFCEDCLQNLVTSKESASASSPAASLSSAASCSSTSFDGSEHQHRMHTVLECPVCKQLTQLGNKGVKGLTCDYILTNILDLSNLETETIPCTSCKSKEEAISRCNDCANFLCNGCDNAHKYMRCFENHQVVRIEDLQKNLQDDKLIIHKPICCQQHISENLKYYCFTCQVPTCNDCLLSDHKGTDHHYETAGIAEQAVRADMVQVIAETMKKAEYCNDAGGNLSSALTELQAQHDSVHQQIDEAYKKYKRTLEIIKEEMIADLGRLHSERELKIMDLMQSLENNMGRLQQAAQFGQRAADKANSVEILLLKPVVTAQCTNLMEQTPQSDANYQLQFDCNPDKFERFARDMFGKFRTESTSKSQASGSPGAIGGGGGQMLSTSTPSPSATPKQHTPPPAHLAPGCHSAGLLPTSGRSLSGAGNGASSSSVQGRLSSAAVFSPLSLPSSLQSSFDGDTSVMTNFSMMSTLPPDSPPQLQPPLQQQQQQQQQQQQQQQQQQQQQQQALQQVQQQQQQQQQQQQQQQQQKQQQQVLHQQPQTLPVAQQIAQLVTPQGIVQVQQTSGHVNLNAGPNNAAVGMGLGNLNGLGMNAGGPTPPFSMLEYNLSRLASLTENIPDTLNDALSVGNSNAVAAAAAANASGSGSHHQQAVIPASAVTPTQPITLADILSGDQRALNNLQALAKLGLNNNDEHHDLLSSNGSSTCLDYILTDFCMPAATSPSLQTLNPIVGGVEDMGLNNFHAVAPPGTTSVVTGRNKATPMQIRCKFGSLGTAKGQFNSPHGFCLGVDEEIIVADTNNHRIEVFDKMGALKFQFGVAGKEEGQLWYPRKVAVMHNNGKFVVCDRGNERSRMQIFSKCGHFMRKIAIRYIDIVAGLAVTTKGHIVAVDSVSPTVFVISEEGELVRWFDCSDYMREPSDIAIRDNDFYVCDFKGHCVAVFQEDGTFLYRIGNEKVTCFPNGIDISNAGDVLIGDSHGNRFHVACYSREGVLQSEFECPHVKVSRCCGLKITSEGYVVTLAKNNHHVLVLNTLYVH, from the exons ATGAGCAGTCTGTTGGATGAGCTGGGCCAGACGCTGGTGCCGTCATCAATTGTTGATGAGCAGCAACGTTCATCGCTGGGCACGACGTTGTGCGATGATTCGAATTCATCGACAACGGTGCTGGAGGATACCGATGTGAGCAACAcgagcagtagcagcagcacgagcagcaatagcagcaccagcagcattagcagcagcagttgcagcaatgGCTCCGGCTCGGGCACCGATACCGATACTGGCAAAGGGAGTAGCACTATTGGCAGCATCGATGTCGCCAGCGTGAGTTCGTCTAGCATCGGTTCGGCGGCATCGATATCATCATCGATATCGACTACCGCACCATCGACGGCCAATTCATCGGGCCTCGGTTtggttgtcgatgtcgatAGCCACATTGGGAGCAGCCAGGAGCTTAGCCATGGCTATGATGCCAAAAGCGTAACGGAACTCGATTCGCTCGAAGATTCATGTGGCTCCATGTTGAAGGATGGCGATAAGCTATGCAAGATATGCAG TTCGCGATTGGTCATGCCACGTATTCTCTCGTGTCTGCACGTTTTTTGCGAGGATTGCCTGCAGAATTTGGTGACGAGCAAGGAGTCCGCATCGGCGAGCTCGCCGGCTGCGTCGCTCTCATCGGCAGCCAGCTGCTCCTCGACGTCGTTCGATGGCAGCGAGCATCAGCATCGAATGCACACGGTGCTGGAATGTCCCGTGTGCAAGCAGCTAACACAGCTGGGCAATAAGGGTGTGAAGGGTCTGACATGTGACTATATTTTGACCAATATACTGGATCTGTCCAATCTCGAAACGGAGACCATACCGTGCACATCGTGCAAGAGCAAAGAGGAGGCCATATCCCGTTGCAATGATTGCGCCAATTTCCTGTGCAATGGCTGCGATAATGCCCATAAATATATGCGTTGCTTTGAGAATCATCAGGTCGTGCGCATCGAGGATTTGCAGAAGAATCTGCAAGATGATAAGCTCATCATACACAAGCCCATCTGTTGCCAACAGCATATAAGCGAGAATCTCAAATACTATTGCTTTACGTGCCAGGTGCCCACCTGCAACGATTGCCTGCTCAGCGATCACAAGGGCACCGATCATCATTATGAAACCGCCGGCATTGCCGAGCAAGCGGTGCGGGCAGACATGGTACAGGTGATTGCGGAGACCATGAAGAAGGCCGAGTATTGCAACGATGCTGGCGGCAATCTGAGCAGTGCTTTAACCGAGCTCCAGGCCCAGCATGATAGTGTTCATCAGCAGATCGACGAGGCGTACAAGAAGTACAAGCGAACGCTTGAGATCATAAAGGAGGAGATGATTGCCGACTTGGGACGTTTGCATTCGGAGCGTGAACTCAAGATTATGGATTTGATGCAGAGTCTGGAGAATAACATGGGACGGTTGCAGCAGGCTGCACAGTTTGGTCAACGGGCAGCGGACAAGGCAAATTCGGTGGAAATTCTGCTCTTAAAACCGGTGGTGACGGCGCAGTGCACAAATCTCATGGAGCAGACGCCTCAGAGCGATGCCAACTATCAGCTGCAATTCGACTGCAATCCGGATAAGTTTGAGCGTTTCGCCCGCGACATGTTTGGCAAATTTCGCACGGAATCGACGAGCAAGTCACAGGCATCGGGATCGCCAGGTGCAattggtggtggtggtggccaAATGCTGTCCACATCGACGCCGTCGCCATCGGCCACTCCCAAGCAGCACACACCGCCCCCAGCCCATTTGGCGCCCGGTTGCCATAGTGCTGGTCTCTTGCCCACCAGTGGACGCAGTCTGTCCGGTGCTGGGAATGGAGCGAGCAGCAGTTCGGTGCAAGGACGTCTCAGTTCGGCGGCAGTGTTTAGTCCCTTGTcgttgccgtcgtcgttgcAGAGCTCATTCGATGGCGACACTTCGGTGATGACCAACTTTTCAATGATGAGCACATTGCCACCGGACTCGCCGCCGCAGTTGCAGCCAccgctgcagcaacaacaacagcagcagcaacaacaacagcagcagcaacagcagcagcagcaacaacaacagcaagccTTGCAACAggtgcagcaacagcagcagcaacaacagcagcagcagcaacaacagcagcagcagaagcaacagcaacaggtgCTGCATCAACAGCCTCAAACGCTGCCCGTGGCCCAGCAGATTGCCCAGTTGGTGACCCCTCAAGGCATTGTTCAGGTGCAGCAGACGAGCGGACATGTTAATCTCAATGCCGGACCGAATAATGCTGCCGTTGGCATGGGTCTTGGCAACCTCAATGGCCTGGGCATGAATGCTGGCGGTCCGACGCCACCATTCAGCATGCTCGAGTACAATTTGTCGCGATTGGCTAGCCTCACCGAGAATATACCGGATACGCTGAACGATGCGCTCAGCGTTGGCAATTCAAATGCGGTTGCTGCCGCGGCTGCAGCCAATGCAAGCGGCTCGGGATCGCATCATCAGCAGGCTGTCATCCCCGCCTCGGCTGTGACGCCCACGCAGCCCATCACTCTGGCCGATATTCTATCTGGAGATCAGCGAGCTCTCAACAATCTGCAAGCCCTGGCCAAGCTGGGATTAAACAATAATG ATGAGCATCATGATTTGTTGTCGTCGAATGGAAGCTCAACGTGCCTTGATTATATTTTAACAGATTTCTGCATGCCGGCAGCAACATCGCCCAGCCTGCAGACACTGAATCCGATTGTGGGCGGTGTTGAGGACATGGGTCTCAATAATTTCCATGCTGTTGCTCCGCCGGGCACCACAAGCGTTGTCACTGGCCGCAATAAGGCGACACCGATGCAAATACGCTGCAAATTCGGATCGCTGGGCACGGCCAAAGGTCAATTTAATTCACCACATGGCTTTTGCCTGGGTGTCGATGAGGAGATCATTGTCGCCGATACAAACAATCATCGAATCGAAGTCTTTGATAAAATGGGTGCACTCAAGTTTCAATTTGGTGTCGCTGGCAAAGAGGAAGGCCAATTGTGGTATCCGCGCAAAGTGGCGGTCATGCACAACAACGGCAAATTCGTGGTCTGTGATCGTGGCAACGAACGTTCGCGCATGCAAATCTTCTCCAAATGTGGACATTTTATGCGCAAAATTGCCATCAG atatattgatattgtagCTGGTCTGGCTGTGACCACCAAGGGTCACATTGTGGCTGTCGATAGCGTTTCACCGACCGTGTTTGTCATCTCCGAGGAGGGCGAACTTGTGCGTTGGTTCGATTGCAGTGATTATATGCGTGAACCTTCAGATATTGCCATAAGAG